The DNA segment gagagggattaattggtgtatgtgttgcttaatcacataatgacaaccttgtgttaattttcgcttagtaaattaattttgggttggattaagtggttgaactgattagggataaattctcgtaacctaggataagagacttgcttttgaatcaaggggaaacaacatgttttagttctattatctctttaattcaagtttgcttgctatttaaattacaaaaacaaacaaccccccctatttcgttactattttattattattgttatgaacgtttgtttgatcattgctcactgagagacgacctaggatcacttcctagatactgcattttaatgtttatttgatttgggtacgacTCTGATCagatactcacaaagttattcgatgcatgaaaatctcacttttttattataggtgtggccctatcccattcaggaagacaatCTTTTATGGTAGCTTAATACGTcagggttaattctattttgttaaatttgacaaaatttcggtagcatttcgcattggtctccaagtacacgacatgaaatcggTGAAATTAGTTTCCCAATagtcaagtatgcactcagagaacaactcgAAATGAAttgtaccgaaatttcatcaaataaaacaaaataatgttaaccttaacgcatgaatctaccataaaaatatcagtctccccaaaTTGTCCAAACGAAAAATtcgagattgaatacaatgattaatgaaaattgtccgcaagaatcattgcattcagtctcaaatggGAATttaaggttcactcatcatgaacacaatttgtatagcatatatgaattgtcattaatggcagtgaacacgtaataaaaatatttggtaacaaacatttgtacatgtgatgatgagcagcatgatccaaaatgaaagcaagaatcaaagaaataaCTCAATGAAcacctacatcaatcatcattccaAAAAATAGATATCAATATGTGGCAATTActaggcttattaaaaagccaGTTTCCTTCTACAATTAATTATGCATACAATTTTTGGATTATGTAAAACTAAAACAGATTAACTCATTAACAACTATTgtgaagtgtgtgtgtgtgtgtgtgtgtgtgtgtgtgtgtgtctctgatgagggtgggtgtgtgtgtgtgtgtgtctttgatGAGGGTGTATGTGTGTCTCTGATGAGGGTgggtgtgtgtatgtgtgtgtctctgatgagggtgtgtgtgtgtgttaataTGCTAACAAGTGGCTAATTATGTAGCCACTTGATGTTCAATGCCATCAAGTGGCTACATAATTGGGAATTGTTGCAAATGAAAAACATTGGCAGATACATAGCTGATTGAATCTATAGGATTAAATCTATCTAGGAGAAAAGCAACTAATCCCAATCTATAGGATTCAATCTATCAAGTAGGAGAAAAGCAAAAAGGAGGAGTTTTAATGATCTaaaaatttgaaaccctgaaccAGAAGGCTGTTGAATTTAATGTGGTAGAAAGTGAAGCTAGTTTATCAAGCTATATAGATATAACAATAAGCCTTTTCCATTTCCCAAATACAGTAAATTATGCAATGAATACGAAAAGAATTAATTTACAAGCATATGGAGATATGGacagaatgcaaactcagatgtATGTGTTTTGAATGGAGAGATAAATTACAAGAACAAATCCAAAAATGAGGAAATATACCATATGAGGATATACATagtagaggaagaagaaaatcaagaatCAGAATCAAAACAAGTGAATAATGATAAAGCCACAAAGCAAGGATCCATAATGCAAGGCTACACTTATGTTTCGAGAGTTTGCAGCTAGACTTCATAGGAGAAGAAATGGCATTTTCAAAATGTTATATTTAGCTTCATTTCTAATACTTTTAGAACTACTTAAGTGGTTTGTTTTACTTTAGGGACTATTTAGGAGAGACTGTGAGAGTAATACCTCAAGCATGAAATTGATGGTTTCCTTTTTGCTGGTTACTTGGATTTGGGACTTGGGagattgcatttttttaataacatatGTTAATGGATTATGTGGTTATAGGTATCAGCATTTGAAATTATATCCAGAAGATGAATATGGCCCCCAGTCTATGAAGAAACCCGTGGTTGTTGAATCTTATAACGAGATTGTTTTCCCTGAACCCTCAGAGGTTTTTCTTGCACGTGTACAAAATCATCCTGCCGTTAATGTGCCTAGGCTTCCTGCTGGTTTGAATTTATCATGTTCTGGTACTTTCCTTTCAATGTTATTCCTATTCCTACTAGTAGtagtatttaagttttttacCCTTTAGATTTTTTCTTTAAGCTTTCCCTTGTTTTGGTTTCTACAGTACCAAGCGATGTTGTGAATGATATGGAGAGAGGTGACACCAAAGATCATCCTCTAACTCAATGGTTCTTAAACTTCTCTGAGGATGATGAGATCTTAAAACTTGCAGCAGCTCGCCAGCAGGTTATGGTTTCTTTATTCAATTATTCTATCATGCCTTGTCACTAGGGATTTATTAATGGCTTTTATTCTGCATTAGCTATTATGCAGATGCTATGCTATAGCGCTTTCTTTTGTTCCTtaaagtaatattattttatgcagCTATGGGGATTACCatctaaaagtaaatataatcaATTCACTGATCCATTCCTGATGTGCAACTAATGAAGATAATCTTCTAACAAAtgagatagtttttttttttttttgtctgcaTTCTTCTTGTATTTAGTCTAGGAGGCTTTTATTGGATGGTGAAACCTAATGGATTAGTTCATGGTTTTCTCACcaaatgttttatttctttGGCACTGTTTTGGATGCATATGTAGTGAGCAAGAAGTTAACTACTGCAGTTACACATGGTCAATAGTTTTACAACACAATATTTCTCCAAAAAATAGCCAGAAAAGTGTAACTTGATTAACCAATAGAATGGTCAAAAGAATGGCAGCTAATATATTTCAAATCTAAGATCATTAACCATGCTCAAAGTAGATGACCCCAAATTATAATTCTTCCTTTAATCATGCTCAACCAAATGCAACAACTTCAAAGGCAGCAACAATTTCATCAAGTAGAAGCTAGGCAACAAAGTTCTATGAATCCAGCTTCCTCTTGAAGATATAAACAGTGGACTAAAGGTATAAACAGTGGACTAAACATGCAGCAAGTTAATTATGAACAAAGAGACATACCTATTCAAGATTTTAATAGGAGGCAAGAACTTGCTGGATCTTCTGAAACTTCATaggaaaactaacaaaatactGTCACAAGAACTGTTACAAGAACTTGCTGGATCTTGTGACAAGTAACAAAATATTGTCACACCTAACCAAGTTTAAGAAAAGTAAACATCTCAACAACATATTTCAacctaaaattttgttttaaaaattcaaacaagGAGAGTTGTACAGAAACCTTGAAAGtaaattgtgtgtgtgtgtgtgtgtgtgtgtgtgtgtgtgtgtgtgtgtgtgtgtgtgtgtgtgtgtgtgtgtgtgtgtgtgtgtgtgtgtgtgtgtgtcatgagggtgtgtgtgtctGTTCCATCTTAAGTagagataaattaaatatagaacAAGAGAAAAATTTTATATAGGCTGCCAATATGGTTTATAAATATGATTGCCTTTATGGAGAAGATTTGGATTAAATACACataatatataactatttttgtAGTTAGCATAGATGGATAAGTTCAGAAATGGGGTATAGAACTATAGATAGTAAGGTACTAGTGTAGTGTCCTAGTCCTGATTTTGAAGAGTTTcgaatcaaagatataaatacctgagttGGAGGTTTGAGCACAAATGAGTTTCCAGCAATGAGCGTAGGAGCACTTTTGGAAACAGCAATGAGCGCAAGATCAAGAATGGCTAAAATCACTCCTAGTGGAATCTGAAAATCAAATGAAACTTTGTTAGAATGAATGAAAGAGTACTTCTTGATCATGAATTATCAATTCCCTCAATTAAGTCAGACATCGTTTTCATGTAGGGAAGCAAAAACTAATGCACTTCTTAGAAGGAGTAAAGGAATCACTAAGACGCCTTTCAAATGTAATTTGGATGGCTAAGGGATTACACAGAGTAGCCGATTTCTTGCTGCCAAACATATCAGTGAGTACTGATTCATGTACTAAGTTGAACCACTTGCATGAATATTATAGAAGAACTTATGAAAATTTCCCATAATTAACATGATTGATGCTCCGCCATTGGTTTAGTAACCAAGAACTTTATTTCATTGCATGAATATCATGACATTTTGAGGACTTCCTTGGTGCCTAAAATATGTAAGCCAGCATCCATGATGGGAGAATTTTCATGGTCAGACCATTTTAACTGGAAATATATGGGCTTTTGAAACTAATAAAGGAATAGCTTAAGGATGAACAAtttaagtaaaagataaaaagtggTCAGGCATTGGATATGAagtatgtgacaccctctacccctcacatatatattaataaaggaataaaaattcaaatattaattaaaagtatttttaaaacatttttaaatacaagcttttcaaatgggtaaaaggctcacattcactttcttctacatcatattcaaacttgtccaaataaataataaagtcatctcgactcaaagaaagtcatataagtctcatacaattaatatagaacctatatcctaatgtcacatcctatcagagcgtggtgttcccgtgtcctctagcatgaggttcttcatagtcatccacctattcatctgctcccccgaacacaagttcaagatcatcacaggatccaaacacaacaacacacagggagtgagttatcacattcctagctaatagagaaacaagacaattaaatatacatattatataaatgagataccacttgcttaaacatagctcacgtaacttcaccacttcgtcattcaaaattcacttttcaattatcaatcacattacacaagaatcccacacttcaatcaagatataataacacatcaattagcaagcatatgcaatagttatgctaagactcaattctatatgcaatgtggtaccatgtcagtgaaaaaccaccctgggcgcttaggagtacataacaagacacaccacacaatgggtttgtcaggtcactctcactaagtaagatcatagggagaccagtcagggtcacgatgttttgcgagaatgctccaaccatatgagatcagcataggcttaaaggagcactcaaacccggtgacccccaaggcctacactccgaagagtccgtcagggcctctccctcctgattcaggtccaacccctaaaatatttttttttacatgcagacactgctcatgaattatacaatacccacgaccttacactcgtgttttaaacacgttcaacacaattgcgctacgatttaacactggttcctaaataggaaacctacattttctctttaacactgcgaatcaacgcttttctcaagataacgctaGTCgggtattgtacaattcatag comes from the Glycine soja cultivar W05 chromosome 6, ASM419377v2, whole genome shotgun sequence genome and includes:
- the LOC114416112 gene encoding transcription initiation factor TFIID subunit 14b-like — its product is MDRMQTQMYQHLKLYPEDEYGPQSMKKPVVVESYNEIVFPEPSEVFLARVQNHPAVNVPRLPAGLNLSCSVPSDVVNDMERGDTKDHPLTQWFLNFSEDDEILKLAAARQQMLCYSAFFCSLK